The sequence below is a genomic window from Candidatus Obscuribacterales bacterium.
CGGTAAAACCTGGCCGGTGTTCCACAAAATATGGCTGATCACCACCATGCGGGTCGTGGGCATCAGATGCTGAGCGATCGCCCCCACGGGATCACCTTGGTTTAGGGTTTCGAGGACGGGGCAGGTAGACACCTTGATGCCAAAGCGTCGCTGTAGCTCATGGGCGGTGGCGATCACGCCCGGATGTTCACAATCCGTCAGCAGCAGATGATCGCCCTCGCGCCAGTCGATGCTCCATAGGGCAATATTGCAGCCCACGGTCACGTTCTCGGTAAGGGTGATGGCCTCGGGTTGTGTGCCCAGTTCAGCGGCGATCGCTTGCCGGGCCAGGTGGCTTTCTTGCTGCAGCCAAGCATTGGTGCTGCTGGAGAACGGCCCCCGCTCTTGAATGTGCATCTGGGTGTCATGGAGGGTAGCGATCGCCTCCTGGGCCATCGGCCCCTGGCCTCCATAGTTGAAATAGGTTTTATTGGCGAGGGCAGGATAGCGTTGGCGATAGTCGTGCAGCGAGGGTTGAGCCATGATCATCCGTGTGAAATACGTGCTTCCTGCTTGTACCAAATTGCAGGGAAGGCGGCAAGCTGCTGATGGTGGTGATCCCCATGCTTGTCTGGGTAGGGTGCTGATAGGCGCAGCCGTAACGAACCGCTTTGTAGCGCTGTAATACATACAGCAGACCGTGGGTTGATCCTTTACCCACCTCTGTCTAATACCCACCCCTGTCTAATAGGAGCGATGATCATCGATCCTCGTTCAGAATTAGGAAGGAAGGCGATCGCTCTCAGATCCCACAACCCACAATCCACAACCCACAATCCTCAGATCCCAAGGCTTAACCCTTAGAAGACGAGGAGGGAAACCGGCCTTCGCGAATATCCTGGCAGAAGTCTTCCACGGCTCCCTGCACTGTTTCCCGCAGATTTGCATAGGCTTTCGCAAAGGGCGGCCGCCAGTCTGAAAGCCCTAGCAGGTCTGCCGTCACCAACACTTGCCCATCACAATCTGGCCCAGCACCAATGCCAATAGTGGGAATCGATAGCTTCTGGCTAATCGTAGCCGCAACATGATCGGGAATATGTTCGAGCACAATGGCAAACGCCCCGGCCTGCTCCAAGGCGATCGCTTCTGCTAGGAGCTGCTCTCCCGCCTCAGGAGTCGTTCCCTGTTGCCGATAGCCTAGGCGACGTACCGCTTGGGGCGTGAGGCCGATATGCCCCAACACCGGCATTCCCGTTTGCACTAGGGCCGCGACCGTATCGACGATGGCAGGGTAGCCGCCCTCTAGCTTGACGCCCCCTGCGCCAGTTTCCTTCAAAATGCGCCCCGCCGATTCAATCGCCTGGGACAGGCTCACCTGATAACTTAAAAACGGTAGATCTACAATCAGCAACGCCTGCTTCACACCCCGACGCACGGCCTTGGCGTGGTGCAGCATTTCCTCCAGAGTGACCGGCAGCGTCGTGTCATAGCCCAAGGTCACCATGGCTAAGGAGTCGCCCACCAGCA
It includes:
- the panB gene encoding 3-methyl-2-oxobutanoate hydroxymethyltransferase; this translates as MAVTPQKLIQYKQQGRRITVLTAADYLFAQIMDQAGVDVVLVGDSLAMVTLGYDTTLPVTLEEMLHHAKAVRRGVKQALLIVDLPFLSYQVSLSQAIESAGRILKETGAGGVKLEGGYPAIVDTVAALVQTGMPVLGHIGLTPQAVRRLGYRQQGTTPEAGEQLLAEAIALEQAGAFAIVLEHIPDHVAATISQKLSIPTIGIGAGPDCDGQVLVTADLLGLSDWRPPFAKAYANLRETVQGAVEDFCQDIREGRFPSSSSKG